In the Longimicrobium sp. genome, CCGTGACTGCCGCGGCCAGACAGACCAGCACGATCTTGGTACGCATCTTACCTCCAGGTGGGATGAGTGGGGGGAGCACCCCCGGGGGAACCGCTCAGGGGGACGAGCGGCTGACACGGAACGATGCAGCGGCGTGCATTCTGGTGCACGGGCGCACCGGCGTTTTTTGGCTGGCCGTGAACCGCCGTTCTGGCGCGGATGGCCAGGCACGGGGCCGGGGATGTCGATGGAAACCAGCGATTTTGCTTGATGTTGCGCGCGTCCCGTGAGGACGCCGGGGCAGGCGGAGGAACCTGCGCAGGTCTCGCTGCCCACATAGCGTGGAGGCCGGAAGGGCGCGCTTCAGGTACTCTGTCTTACAACATGCGTGCCGAAGGGGGGACGGCGAGGCTCAGGTCTGCCGGCTGCGCCGCGCGACGGCGTACAGCGCCGGGCCGACCGCCGCGACCGCGAGCGCCGAAAGAACGGCGGGGGCGCCATACTCCGGATCACGCAGGTTCAGGATGGTCACCACCGTCAGCACGATGGCGGGAACCGCCGCCACCACCACCACGCCCGCCGTTCCCACCGGCAGCCGGAACGGTCCGCGCAGCCCCGGCTCGCGCACCCGCAGTGCGATGAGCGCGGCAAACTCCATCATCAGCGCCAGCGAGTACAGCAGCACGTCGGCCGTCACCAGATGGCCGAACGAGAAGAGCGAGAACACCGAGTAGAACACGGCCGACACCAGCACCGCGTTCCGCGGCGTCCCGCGCCCGTCCGTCTTCGCCAGGGCGGCGGGGAGCAGCCCGTCCGCGGCCATCACCAGCGGAATGCGCGAGTACGCCATCAGCAGGGAGTTGAACAGGGCCAGCGCGCTCACCATCCCGCCCAGCGCCAGCCATCCCCCGATCCACCGCCCCCCGAACGCCGCCGCCTGCTCCGCGATCTGCGGCCAGCCGCCCTCCCGCCACGTCGTTCCGTCGCTTGCCCCCAATCCCGCCATCAGCGGAACCACGTATCCCAGCGTCACCAGCGGCAGCGTCAGAAAGAGCGCCCGCGGATAGGTGCGCTCCGCATCCACCACCTCGCCCTGCACCGTCGAGGCGTTGTCCCACCCCAGGTAGTTCCACAGCACGGTGGAGAGCGCCACGCCCAGCGCGCCCACGCCGAACTCCCCGCCGGTGCTGAAGGGCCGCCACGGCACGTGCGAGATGTTGGGGATGGCGGCCAGCGCGAACGCCAGGAATCCCGCCACGATGAAGGCACCGGCGAAGACGGATACGCGGCCCACGCGAAAGGCGCCGCGCAGGTTGATGGCCGTGGCGCCCCAGATCACCGCGAGCGACACCGCCCAGCGCGCCGGCGCGCTC is a window encoding:
- a CDS encoding APC family permease — encoded protein: SAPARWAVSLAVIWGATAINLRGAFRVGRVSVFAGAFIVAGFLAFALAAIPNISHVPWRPFSTGGEFGVGALGVALSTVLWNYLGWDNASTVQGEVVDAERTYPRALFLTLPLVTLGYVVPLMAGLGASDGTTWREGGWPQIAEQAAAFGGRWIGGWLALGGMVSALALFNSLLMAYSRIPLVMAADGLLPAALAKTDGRGTPRNAVLVSAVFYSVFSLFSFGHLVTADVLLYSLALMMEFAALIALRVREPGLRGPFRLPVGTAGVVVVAAVPAIVLTVVTILNLRDPEYGAPAVLSALAVAAVGPALYAVARRSRQT